gtcagccttttccaataaatgtaatgcagtggggcggctggtcactaacactgaacatcctgggagcagcttgtgctgtattaaactgtacacaatgtcagacacttcacaccagcattcgggatctgtgcacatggactgaggttctgtatttctccgattgtcggcaaaatcaatcctgtccttgaattcatccaaaccatcgaatataaacagcaatcactctggcttcttccagagctctcccagaatattcccaaagtagggatactgatccaatatcagattcctcaggtttattctacagttaatagtgttcaaatcccggaatttaaaacggaaaacaaattgaaagtgtgggtatattttcccagtggcccagtcataaacaatcttttgtaccattgttgtttttccaatccCCGGCACTccactcactgctgctgaattcccagatttggattttctcggggaaaagctgctctgaaacaattgatcagttcggattttttccagttctctccggagatgtttctctctccattcttcatggtctcggcctcttgccagcagttcatgttcgacaagtgtccgatctcgaacagtagaaataaccgttagctcagcgtatcgatcaaccagctggaaaatcttaaccttctcctttatgaggatagtgttcactctcagtgtttcagtttgtacccggagtgtctgcttgtgtttctgttggagatcttcaattagaacagagagaaaatgtttaTTATTGTTATTGGCTTTAATAAGTAAATTCTCAAGACCACTTTGCTGAAAACAGATTTAATTCATTAAAAGTTAATGGAAATCTCATTTGAAAGTGAACAAAAGCCAAGAAAATTTTCATATCCTCACTTGATTCTAAATTTACTGAATGCAGATTTCTTTGCAGGTAATATTTTCTCTCTAATGGTGAATACTATCCAAGCTGCCGTGTATTGTCGACAGTACAAACCCCCACGTAATCCTGATTGCATAACAATGGAGATTCGAGTCGTTCAACGTTTGAATCCTTCAGTGATGTTTGTGAAGCAGATTACTGGATATTGTGAGGAGTTGGGGCACAGATTGCTCAGCGGCTGAATGCTATCATAGCAGATTTTTACTATTTTTACCTGTGATGCTGTGCACACTCGGAGGGAGAAAACTGTATGCCACATGCGACCGTATGGAAATGCACCTCCATCTCggcacccagccaggtgggcacagcgcctcaggacccaGCCAGGTGTGTACACGGTTTCACATTGCATCAGGACCCTGCCGGGCTCGCGCAGCGCATCAGGACCCTGCCAGATGTGTGCAGGGTTTTAAGagcatcaggatcctgccaggtatcACACTGTGTATCAGCATCCTGCttggtgagtacagggtttcacGCCGTGTAAgggtcctgccaggtgagtacagggtttctcagtgaatcaggatcctgccaggtgagtacaaggtttctcagtgaatcaggatcctgccaggtgagtacagggtttctcagcgaatcaggatcc
Above is a genomic segment from Mustelus asterias chromosome 26 unlocalized genomic scaffold, sMusAst1.hap1.1 SUPER_26_unloc_13, whole genome shotgun sequence containing:
- the LOC144482095 gene encoding uncharacterized protein LOC144482095, which gives rise to MDADPNSTLTEFFTNCDDYLLLQLTKFYRDRLERAIEEGVEGLALMLIGEDHFSGQEYQKVSELVEKGNRAGSSKLLLNLVMEKGPRARRMMWESFVKMHHRLRKLGTILREIRELGSDPINYMKVGQELSEIPSHLKDLQQKHKQTLRVQTETLRVNTILIKEKVKIFQLVDRYAELTVISTVRDRTLVEHELLARGRDHEEWREKHLRRELEKIRTDQLFQSSFSPRKSKSGNSAAVSGVPGIGKTTMVQKIVYDWATGKIYPHFQFVFRFKFRDLNTINCRINLRNLILDHSCLGF